The Dehalococcoides mccartyi CG5 genome contains the following window.
TATTACCGAAAAAGGTATGCAGTTAAGAGAAACTATAAGCACCAATCTCACTGAAACACGTAAAATATTTGATGTCTTGTCTGACGAAGAGTTGGACCAACTGGAAAACATGCTCTTAAGAATACGGGATAAATCCATAATCCAAACTTCATCATCCAAATTCAATGCTACCCGCAGACTTGATCAAATTCATGAATCTGACGGGCAGATAATCTAACTGTTTTCTCCCTGATGCCGCCATGTATTGGCAAGTTGCGAAAAACAGCTTGCAATACAGATTAAAATCATTCTTTATCAACACTGTTTCCGCTTGTGAAAATACTTCTGAATTGGTATCCTTTCGGCATAAGGAGACGCCTCTTATGGAATATAACGTAGAAGTAAAACTGCTGGCCATTACTCCGGATGCCGAAAATCTGGCAGAACAAGCCGGACGATTGTGTTACGCCAGCGGCAATAAACTTGGCAGCAGCCAGGACTGGCTTCAGACACGCATCAAACAAGGGCACGAAAGCCTGCTTGAGCATGTTTCGGCCACTTTTTATATAAAGGCCTCACGGGTGGTTACCCATGAGCTGGTCAGACACCGTATTGGCAGTTACTCCCAGCGAAGCCAGCGTTACGTTAAGGAAAATCAGGCCGAGTTTATCACCCCGCCTGAAATTGCCGAAGAAGACAGTGCCAAACTGGCGCTGTTCAATCAGGCTATGGAAAGCGCCTGGGATTCCTACCGCAAACTGCTGGAAGCGGGCATAAAGCCGGAAATAGCCCGTTACGTACTGCCCAATGCCTGTGCCACCGAGATTATCTGCACCTGGAATTTCCGCGAACTGCGGCATATTTTGAAACTGCGCACTGCCCCGTCCGCCCAGCCGGAAATGAGGGTAGTCGCTAACCTAATCCAAGAGATACTGAAAAAAGAAGCCCCCAAGATATTCGGAGACCTATAAGCCACAGGCAATGAGATTTCGCCCCCGCTTAAGTCAGGCTAAATGACAGGCGCAGAGATGATTTTCGGAAACCCCTTTCAGGGATGGAGTTTCCTGGTGGCAAATCGGTAAATGCACCGGGCAACGCCCGGCAAAACCGCAGCCTTGCCCATCTTCGGCATGGTGATGCAGGTCATGACCTTCTTCAAGCTCCAGTGCCAACCCTGCCAGCAGCATTTTCGTATAGGGATGAACAGCCGAAGACATATTTCCGCTTTCCATTACCTCAACCAGCTTGCCC
Protein-coding sequences here:
- the thyX gene encoding FAD-dependent thymidylate synthase; this encodes MEYNVEVKLLAITPDAENLAEQAGRLCYASGNKLGSSQDWLQTRIKQGHESLLEHVSATFYIKASRVVTHELVRHRIGSYSQRSQRYVKENQAEFITPPEIAEEDSAKLALFNQAMESAWDSYRKLLEAGIKPEIARYVLPNACATEIICTWNFRELRHILKLRTAPSAQPEMRVVANLIQEILKKEAPKIFGDL